Proteins co-encoded in one Bacillus paramycoides genomic window:
- a CDS encoding toxin-antitoxin system HicB family antitoxin, which yields MAKKKSFPLRIDPELHAVIEKWANDEFRSVNAHIEYLLREMAKQKGKLKKDKDA from the coding sequence ATGGCTAAAAAGAAAAGCTTTCCATTACGTATTGATCCTGAATTACACGCAGTCATCGAAAAATGGGCGAATGATGAGTTTCGTAGCGTCAATGCACACATCGAATATTTACTTCGAGAAATGGCAAAGCAAAAAGGAAAATTGAAAAAAGATAAAGATGCATAA
- the purD gene encoding phosphoribosylamine--glycine ligase: protein MNVLVIGRGGREHALAWKFAQSEKVEKVYVAPGNEGMRDVATPVDIDENDFDALVLFAKENKVELTFVGPEIPLMNGIVDRFKEEGLRVFGPNKAAAVIEGSKAFTKELMKKYNIPTAAYETFTDYEEAVQYIEKVGAPIVIKADGLAAGKGVTVAMTLEEALQAAKEMLQDVKFGEASKKVVIEEFLDGQEFSLMAFVNGTTVHPMVIAQDHKRAFDGDKGPNTGGMGAYSPVPQIPESAVQEAIKTVLHPTAKAMTLENRSFTGILYAGLILTNDGPKVIEFNARFGDPETEVVLPRLENDLVDVCTAVLDESELALKWSEEVVIGVVLASKGYPEAYKKGDIISGLDALQDVIVFHAGTAMKHGDFVTNGGRVLFVACKANSLQEAKDKVYKEIGKIESDGLFYRSDIGYRAIGHEMTRS, encoded by the coding sequence ATGAATGTTTTAGTAATCGGTCGCGGTGGGCGTGAGCATGCTTTAGCTTGGAAGTTTGCGCAATCTGAAAAGGTAGAAAAGGTATATGTAGCACCGGGTAATGAAGGTATGCGCGATGTTGCAACACCAGTTGATATTGATGAAAATGATTTTGATGCATTAGTTTTATTTGCTAAAGAGAATAAGGTTGAATTAACTTTCGTTGGACCAGAAATTCCACTTATGAATGGAATTGTTGATCGCTTTAAAGAAGAGGGACTTCGTGTATTTGGCCCAAATAAAGCGGCTGCTGTTATTGAAGGTAGTAAAGCTTTTACGAAAGAATTGATGAAAAAGTATAATATTCCAACTGCAGCATATGAAACTTTTACAGACTATGAAGAAGCAGTACAGTATATTGAAAAAGTTGGTGCACCAATCGTTATTAAAGCTGACGGCCTAGCTGCTGGTAAAGGTGTAACAGTAGCGATGACGCTTGAAGAGGCGTTACAAGCTGCGAAAGAAATGTTACAAGATGTAAAGTTCGGCGAAGCGAGTAAGAAGGTTGTTATTGAAGAATTTTTAGATGGACAAGAATTTTCATTAATGGCATTTGTGAATGGAACAACTGTGCATCCGATGGTAATTGCTCAAGATCATAAACGAGCTTTTGATGGTGATAAAGGCCCAAATACAGGCGGAATGGGTGCATATTCTCCAGTACCACAAATTCCGGAATCAGCAGTTCAAGAGGCGATAAAAACAGTATTACATCCAACTGCTAAAGCGATGACCCTAGAAAATCGATCGTTTACAGGGATTTTATATGCGGGACTTATTTTAACAAATGATGGCCCAAAGGTAATTGAATTTAATGCACGCTTTGGCGATCCTGAAACGGAAGTAGTATTGCCACGCTTAGAAAATGATTTAGTGGATGTATGTACCGCTGTATTAGATGAAAGTGAGTTAGCATTAAAATGGTCAGAAGAAGTGGTAATCGGTGTTGTACTTGCTTCAAAAGGATATCCAGAAGCTTATAAAAAAGGTGATATTATTAGCGGACTAGATGCATTACAAGATGTGATTGTTTTCCATGCAGGTACAGCGATGAAGCATGGTGACTTTGTAACAAATGGTGGCCGTGTACTATTTGTTGCTTGTAAAGCAAATAGTTTACAAGAAGCAAAAGATAAGGTGTATAAGGAAATCGGTAAAATTGAGAGTGATGGTCTGTTTTACCGAAGTGATATAGGATATCGTGCAATTGGGCATGAGATGACGAGAAGCTAA
- a CDS encoding TSUP family transporter has product MDELSFQVIILLIAFGFLAAFIDSVVGGGGLISLPALMFVGLPPASAIATNKLAATMGTFTSVIYFIRSGKVDFKIVGKLIPLTIIGAVAGALVVKFIPPDILRPLVLVMLVFIAIYIIAKKDWGSVSTYKKMTKRKTLIFFFVILMIGFYDGFFGPGTGSFLIFAFLLIGLDFIQAAASGKLLNFVSNIVSLITFLFLDVIHFEYGIIMGLSMILGAYFGSKFAVQKGVGYVRTLFLFVTILLIGKNILEYTHIL; this is encoded by the coding sequence ATGGACGAATTAAGTTTTCAAGTCATTATTTTATTAATTGCATTTGGTTTTTTAGCAGCTTTTATTGATTCAGTTGTTGGCGGTGGGGGATTAATTTCGCTTCCCGCACTTATGTTTGTTGGTTTACCACCAGCGTCGGCAATTGCAACGAATAAGTTAGCTGCAACGATGGGGACGTTTACGAGTGTGATTTATTTCATTCGATCGGGAAAGGTCGATTTTAAAATTGTAGGAAAGTTAATCCCGTTAACTATTATAGGGGCAGTCGCAGGTGCTTTAGTAGTAAAGTTTATTCCGCCGGATATTTTACGACCGTTAGTGCTTGTTATGTTGGTATTCATTGCCATTTATATTATTGCGAAAAAAGATTGGGGAAGTGTATCTACCTATAAGAAGATGACGAAAAGAAAAACATTAATATTTTTCTTTGTTATTTTAATGATAGGGTTTTACGATGGATTTTTTGGGCCGGGGACAGGATCCTTTTTAATTTTTGCATTTTTATTAATTGGTTTGGATTTTATTCAAGCGGCAGCATCTGGGAAACTTTTGAACTTTGTTAGTAATATCGTATCGTTAATCACTTTTTTATTTTTAGATGTAATCCATTTTGAATACGGTATTATTATGGGGTTATCGATGATTTTGGGCGCTTATTTTGGATCGAAGTTTGCGGTTCAAAAAGGTGTTGGATATGTAAGAACTTTATTTTTATTTGTAACTATTTTATTGATCGGAAAAAACATTTTGGAATATACTCATATTTTGTAG
- a CDS encoding heptaprenylglyceryl phosphate synthase, which translates to MYDISGWKHVFKLDPNKELSDEHLEMICESGTDAVIVGGSDGVTIDNVLHMLVSIRRYAVPCVLEVSDVEAITPGFDFYYIPSVLNSRKVEWVTGVHHEALKEFGDIMDWDEIFMEGYCVLNPEAKVAQLTDAKCDVTEDDVIAYARLADKLLRLPIFYLEYSGTYGDVELVKNVKAQLKQAKLYYGGGISNAEQAKEMAQYADTVVVGNIIYDDIKAAIKTVKAVKGE; encoded by the coding sequence ATGTACGATATTTCCGGGTGGAAACATGTATTTAAGCTTGATCCCAATAAGGAGTTAAGTGACGAACATTTAGAAATGATTTGTGAGTCTGGAACAGATGCTGTTATTGTAGGCGGAAGTGATGGAGTGACGATTGATAATGTATTACACATGCTAGTTAGCATTCGTAGATATGCAGTTCCTTGTGTGTTGGAGGTTTCTGATGTAGAAGCAATTACACCAGGATTTGATTTTTATTATATCCCAAGCGTTTTAAATAGCCGAAAGGTAGAATGGGTAACAGGCGTTCATCATGAGGCTTTGAAAGAATTTGGGGATATTATGGATTGGGACGAAATTTTCATGGAAGGGTATTGTGTTTTAAATCCTGAAGCGAAAGTAGCTCAGCTTACAGATGCGAAATGTGATGTAACAGAAGATGATGTGATTGCATACGCGCGTTTAGCAGACAAGCTGTTACGTTTACCGATATTTTACTTAGAATATAGCGGTACGTATGGAGACGTTGAACTTGTTAAAAATGTAAAAGCACAATTAAAACAAGCGAAGTTATATTATGGCGGCGGTATTTCTAATGCAGAACAAGCGAAGGAAATGGCACAGTACGCTGATACGGTAGTTGTTGGAAATATTATTTATGATGATATAAAAGCAGCGATAAAAACGGTTAAAGCAGTAAAAGGAGAGTAG
- the ligA gene encoding NAD-dependent DNA ligase LigA — translation MSKEIAKKRIEELRDLLNTFNYQYHVLDNPSVSDAEYDRNMQELIKLEAENPEFMSEDSPSVRVGGTVLDIFEKVTHKSPMLSLGNAFNEGDLRDFDRRVRQGIDGANVRYICELKIDGLAVSLHYEKGRFIQGATRGDGVTGEDITQNLKTIKAIPLRLNEEVTLEARGEAYMPKRSFVKLNEEKEQNGEDVFANPRNAAAGSIRQLDPKIAAKRNLSMFVYGLANVEEKTIPSHSESLNFLGELGFKTNPNRRICETIEEVIAYVEEWQEKRPHLDYEIDGIVIKVDDVALQESLGTTAKSPRWAIAYKFPAEEVVTRLTGIELSVGRTGVVTPTAELEPVRVAGTIVRRASLHNEDLIREKDIRIGDYVVVKKAGDIIPEVVNVIFDKRTGEEEEYHMPTHCPACESELVRLEEEVALRCINPTCPAQIREGLIHFVSRNAMNIDGLGERVITQLFDADYIRTFADLYSLTKEQLLQLERFGEKSATNLVQAIENSKENSLERLLFGLGIRHVGAKAARTFAEHFETMDALVKATEEELKAINEIGEKMAQSVVTYFDNEDVLELLQQFKEYGVNMAYKGIKVADLQNVESYFAGKTVVLTGKLEVMGRSEAKKKIEALGGKVTGSVSKSTDLVVAGEAAGSKLAQAEKHNVEVWNEERFLQELNK, via the coding sequence ATGTCAAAAGAGATAGCCAAAAAACGTATAGAAGAATTACGTGATTTGTTAAATACATTTAACTATCAATATCACGTATTAGACAATCCTTCTGTTTCTGATGCGGAGTACGACCGTAATATGCAGGAGCTTATAAAATTAGAAGCAGAGAACCCAGAGTTTATGAGTGAAGACTCTCCCTCCGTTCGCGTTGGGGGGACTGTTCTTGATATATTTGAAAAAGTAACACATAAGTCACCGATGTTAAGTTTAGGAAATGCATTTAACGAAGGAGATTTACGTGATTTCGACCGACGAGTACGCCAAGGAATTGATGGTGCGAATGTAAGATATATATGCGAATTAAAAATTGACGGGCTTGCTGTTTCACTTCATTATGAAAAAGGACGCTTTATTCAAGGGGCAACACGTGGTGATGGTGTAACAGGTGAGGATATTACCCAAAATCTAAAAACGATTAAAGCAATCCCGCTTCGTTTAAATGAAGAAGTAACGTTAGAAGCACGAGGCGAAGCTTATATGCCGAAGCGTTCATTCGTTAAGTTAAATGAAGAAAAAGAGCAAAATGGTGAAGATGTATTTGCGAATCCGCGTAATGCGGCAGCGGGATCAATACGTCAACTGGACCCAAAAATTGCAGCGAAGCGTAACTTATCTATGTTTGTATACGGTCTTGCGAATGTAGAGGAAAAAACAATTCCATCACATAGTGAATCGCTTAATTTCTTAGGTGAACTTGGATTCAAAACAAATCCAAATCGACGCATATGTGAAACAATTGAAGAAGTTATAGCTTATGTAGAAGAATGGCAAGAAAAACGCCCGCATCTTGATTATGAGATTGATGGAATCGTTATAAAAGTAGATGATGTTGCTCTTCAAGAAAGTCTAGGAACTACAGCAAAGAGTCCAAGATGGGCAATTGCTTATAAATTCCCGGCTGAAGAAGTTGTAACAAGATTAACAGGGATTGAATTAAGTGTTGGTCGCACGGGGGTTGTAACACCGACTGCAGAGCTAGAGCCAGTGAGAGTGGCTGGTACGATCGTTCGTCGTGCTTCTTTACATAACGAAGATTTAATTCGTGAAAAAGATATTCGAATTGGTGACTACGTAGTTGTAAAGAAGGCCGGAGATATTATCCCTGAAGTTGTGAACGTTATTTTCGATAAGCGTACTGGTGAGGAAGAAGAATATCATATGCCAACGCATTGCCCAGCATGTGAGAGTGAACTAGTTCGTTTAGAAGAAGAGGTAGCTCTTCGTTGTATAAATCCAACTTGTCCAGCTCAAATTCGAGAAGGGTTAATCCACTTCGTTTCAAGAAATGCAATGAATATTGATGGACTTGGAGAACGTGTCATTACACAACTCTTTGATGCTGATTATATTCGTACATTCGCTGATTTATATTCGTTGACGAAAGAGCAATTATTGCAGCTAGAACGATTCGGTGAAAAATCAGCAACGAATTTAGTACAAGCAATTGAGAATTCTAAAGAAAACTCATTAGAGCGATTATTATTTGGTCTTGGTATTCGCCATGTTGGAGCAAAAGCAGCACGTACATTTGCAGAGCATTTTGAAACGATGGATGCACTTGTGAAAGCAACGGAAGAAGAACTAAAAGCAATTAATGAGATTGGTGAAAAAATGGCTCAATCCGTCGTGACGTATTTTGATAATGAAGACGTATTAGAGTTATTACAACAATTTAAAGAGTATGGCGTGAATATGGCATACAAAGGTATAAAAGTTGCTGATTTACAAAATGTTGAGTCGTACTTCGCAGGAAAAACTGTCGTTTTAACAGGTAAATTAGAAGTTATGGGACGTAGTGAAGCGAAGAAGAAGATTGAGGCATTAGGTGGAAAAGTAACAGGAAGTGTTAGTAAAAGTACGGATTTAGTTGTTGCAGGTGAAGCGGCAGGTTCGAAATTAGCACAAGCGGAGAAGCATAATGTTGAGGTTTGGAATGAAGAGAGGTTCTTACAAGAGCTAAATAAGTAA
- a CDS encoding CamS family sex pheromone protein, with translation MRKIALAVLSLGLLVSGCSAGTDKDEKSGKAKEQAIVPKYAISDEYYKATIPFEAGAARGLVVQGVSNRLDIDEFETGLMRIAKESFSTKDHFFKGGDVLDAQTIQMLVKRKRTDAEQKELEDKLKKDAVKFPNIGLNPALGGGSESLEEKNKKNPIYISNILEHDYYVKKDEKDEKGERQGIVVGLAMNSVHYYEEEHGYPREAKIEQEKMVAEGKKMAQEILKVMHQKKPETKNLPITFAIYRQVPKASLVPGNFVSYANVEKGSETVEDWKQINEKYYLFPSEQAKTDNKREDLARVSNFKAKLGDYFQGDYTAVIGTGMYRDDELREVKLDIPVQFNGKAEIIGFTQYVAGLVMEYFPNYMKVQVTIKSVERPEAIIIREAKQDEPFVKILD, from the coding sequence ATGAGAAAAATAGCATTAGCGGTATTAAGCCTTGGCCTACTTGTAAGTGGGTGTAGTGCAGGTACCGATAAAGATGAGAAATCGGGGAAAGCAAAAGAACAAGCAATCGTTCCGAAGTACGCTATTTCGGATGAATATTATAAAGCGACTATTCCATTTGAAGCAGGAGCAGCACGTGGATTAGTTGTACAAGGAGTAAGTAATCGCCTTGATATAGATGAATTTGAAACAGGATTAATGCGTATTGCGAAAGAATCCTTTAGTACGAAAGATCATTTCTTTAAAGGTGGAGATGTTCTAGATGCTCAAACTATACAAATGCTTGTTAAAAGAAAGCGTACAGATGCTGAGCAAAAGGAACTAGAGGACAAATTAAAAAAGGATGCAGTTAAATTTCCAAACATTGGTTTGAATCCGGCGTTAGGTGGAGGGTCTGAATCATTAGAGGAAAAAAATAAAAAAAATCCAATCTATATTTCAAATATTTTAGAGCATGATTATTATGTGAAAAAAGACGAGAAAGATGAGAAAGGTGAGCGCCAAGGCATTGTAGTTGGCTTAGCGATGAACTCGGTTCATTATTATGAGGAAGAGCATGGTTATCCGCGTGAGGCTAAAATCGAGCAAGAAAAAATGGTAGCTGAAGGGAAAAAAATGGCGCAAGAAATCTTGAAAGTTATGCATCAAAAAAAACCTGAAACAAAAAATCTTCCGATAACATTTGCAATTTATCGTCAGGTTCCAAAGGCTTCACTCGTGCCAGGTAACTTTGTTTCTTATGCAAATGTTGAAAAAGGCAGTGAAACGGTTGAGGATTGGAAACAAATTAATGAGAAATATTATTTGTTCCCATCTGAACAAGCGAAAACAGATAATAAACGTGAAGATCTGGCGAGAGTATCAAACTTTAAAGCAAAACTAGGAGATTATTTCCAAGGAGACTATACAGCTGTTATCGGTACTGGTATGTATAGAGACGATGAATTAAGAGAAGTAAAGCTTGATATTCCTGTCCAGTTTAATGGGAAAGCAGAAATAATTGGCTTTACACAATATGTAGCTGGGCTTGTTATGGAATACTTCCCGAATTATATGAAAGTACAAGTAACGATTAAATCTGTAGAACGCCCAGAAGCGATTATTATACGTGAAGCGAAGCAAGATGAACCGTTTGTGAAAATTTTAGATTAA
- a CDS encoding YgaP family membrane protein yields the protein MKQNIGTINALIRITLGLILFGCSSAKLVRKPWCTWSNVLLWIGAMKIAEGIVRFCPVVEMWKFGKYMNMGAFKMPSMNFAEKGHTKEEVNQTSNHDKPRSDGSYDASDKEIESAIEDIILAKPL from the coding sequence ATGAAGCAAAACATTGGTACAATAAATGCCCTAATTCGAATTACACTCGGACTTATCCTCTTCGGCTGTAGTAGCGCTAAACTTGTACGCAAGCCGTGGTGCACTTGGTCTAACGTCTTGCTATGGATTGGTGCAATGAAAATTGCAGAGGGAATCGTTCGTTTCTGCCCTGTTGTTGAAATGTGGAAATTCGGAAAATACATGAATATGGGGGCATTTAAAATGCCTAGCATGAATTTCGCTGAAAAGGGACATACTAAAGAAGAAGTGAACCAAACTTCCAATCATGACAAACCACGGTCAGATGGAAGTTATGACGCTTCTGACAAAGAGATTGAGTCAGCGATTGAAGATATAATCCTGGCAAAACCGCTTTGA
- a CDS encoding SPFH domain-containing protein, translated as MKEKQVFYVNGFLGIIGILILAAIGVFFLIQEIFIGAALTIILAAILATGIGIVQPNQAKVITFFGNYLGTIRQNGLFLTIPFAFRQTVSLRVENFNSKKLKVNDVDGNPIEIAAVIVYKVVDSAKAMFGVEHYDRFVEIQSETAIRHVATKYPYDNFQDDNCVTLRGNTEEVSEELKRELEARLEIAGVEVLETRLTHLAYATEIAHAMLQRQQAKAVLAARKEIVEGAVKMAKDSIHMLDEEGVLELDDERKANMVNNLLVAIVSDKGAQPVINTGSLY; from the coding sequence ATGAAAGAAAAACAAGTATTTTATGTTAATGGTTTTCTTGGGATTATTGGAATTTTGATTTTAGCCGCTATCGGTGTATTTTTCCTTATACAAGAAATTTTCATAGGAGCAGCATTGACTATCATTTTAGCTGCAATTCTTGCTACAGGTATTGGTATTGTTCAACCAAACCAAGCAAAAGTCATTACGTTTTTCGGTAATTATTTAGGAACAATTCGTCAAAACGGTTTATTTTTAACGATTCCGTTCGCATTCCGTCAAACTGTATCGTTACGTGTTGAAAACTTTAATAGTAAGAAATTAAAAGTAAATGATGTTGACGGAAATCCAATTGAAATTGCAGCTGTTATCGTCTATAAAGTTGTTGATTCTGCAAAAGCGATGTTCGGCGTTGAACATTATGATCGATTTGTAGAAATTCAAAGTGAAACGGCAATCCGCCACGTTGCAACGAAATATCCTTATGACAATTTCCAAGATGATAATTGCGTTACATTACGTGGAAATACTGAAGAAGTCTCTGAAGAATTAAAACGTGAGTTAGAAGCACGCCTTGAAATTGCTGGCGTAGAAGTATTAGAAACTCGTTTAACACATTTAGCTTATGCAACAGAAATTGCCCATGCAATGCTACAACGTCAACAAGCAAAAGCAGTATTAGCTGCTAGAAAAGAGATTGTTGAAGGTGCTGTGAAGATGGCAAAAGATTCAATCCATATGCTAGATGAAGAAGGCGTACTGGAATTAGATGACGAGCGTAAAGCAAATATGGTAAACAACTTATTAGTTGCCATCGTTTCAGATAAAGGTGCGCAACCGGTTATTAATACAGGAAGCCTATACTAA
- the pcrA gene encoding DNA helicase PcrA yields the protein MSMTDKLLNGLNPQQQKAVQTTNGPLLLMAGAGSGKTRVLTHRIAYLLGEKGVAPWNVLAITFTNKAAREMRERIDILVGPEAEDIWISTFHSMCVRILRRDIDRIGINRNFTILDSGDQLTVVKKIMKERNIDPKKFEPRSILAGISNAKNELLSADKYAKKITIADPYEKLTSDVYTEYQKRLLKNNSLDFDDLIMTTIQLFERVPEVLEFYQRKFQYIHVDEYQDTNKAQYLLVKHLAARFKNLCVVGDSDQSIYRWRGADISNILSFEKDYENAQVILLEQNYRSSQNILNAANAVIEKNTNRKPKKLWTDNEVGSKISYYRAATEKDEAYFVAKKIRDDIQMGKRKYTDFAVLYRTNAQSRMVEEIFLKSNIPYKIVGGTKFYDRKEIKDILAYLRLIGNPDDEISFARIINVPKRGIGATSIDKIINYGVQNGISLTAVFDEIEHVGVSAKVTKAVKEFAGLLHNWVNMQEYLSVTELVEEVIEKTGYRDMLKNERTLEAEGRLENLDEFLSVTQTFESQSEDKSLVAFLTDLALVADIDRVDEDPTAGEEVILMTMHSAKGLEFPVVFIVGLEEGIFPHTRSLMEEDEMQEERRLAYVGITRAEEELYLSNAQMRTLFGRTSMNAASRFITEIPVELVESLNETAPKRETSFGAKGRKASSSKTTVTTTTRSRSAFAHPAAKTTGGEQIGWAVGDKASHQKWGVGTVVSVKGEGDAKELDIAFPSPIGVKRLLAKFAPVTKQ from the coding sequence ATGAGTATGACAGATAAGTTATTAAATGGTTTAAATCCGCAGCAACAAAAAGCAGTACAAACAACGAACGGACCACTTCTATTGATGGCAGGTGCAGGTAGTGGTAAAACACGTGTGTTAACACATCGTATTGCGTATTTACTTGGTGAAAAAGGTGTAGCACCGTGGAATGTACTAGCTATTACCTTCACAAATAAAGCCGCTCGTGAAATGCGCGAGCGTATTGATATACTTGTCGGACCAGAAGCGGAAGATATTTGGATCTCTACGTTCCACTCTATGTGTGTTCGTATTTTACGACGTGATATCGATCGCATTGGTATTAATCGTAACTTTACAATTTTAGATTCAGGCGATCAGTTAACTGTAGTCAAAAAAATTATGAAAGAGCGCAATATTGATCCGAAGAAATTTGAGCCTCGCTCTATTTTAGCTGGCATTAGTAATGCGAAAAATGAATTGCTATCTGCGGATAAATACGCAAAAAAAATTACAATTGCTGATCCATATGAAAAATTAACGAGCGATGTATATACAGAATATCAAAAGCGTCTTCTGAAAAATAACTCATTAGACTTTGATGATTTAATTATGACAACGATTCAATTATTTGAACGTGTTCCAGAAGTACTAGAGTTTTATCAGCGTAAATTCCAGTATATTCACGTGGATGAGTATCAAGATACGAACAAAGCACAGTACCTTCTTGTCAAACATTTAGCTGCACGTTTTAAAAATTTATGCGTTGTAGGTGACTCTGATCAGTCTATTTATCGCTGGCGTGGTGCGGACATTTCTAATATTTTGTCATTCGAAAAAGACTATGAGAATGCGCAAGTTATTTTGTTAGAACAAAACTATCGTTCGTCACAAAATATTTTAAATGCAGCAAATGCTGTTATTGAAAAAAATACGAATCGTAAACCGAAGAAGTTATGGACTGATAATGAAGTTGGAAGCAAAATCTCGTACTATCGTGCTGCAACGGAAAAAGACGAAGCGTACTTTGTTGCGAAAAAAATTCGTGATGATATTCAAATGGGGAAACGAAAATATACTGATTTTGCAGTGTTATATCGTACGAATGCGCAGTCTCGTATGGTCGAGGAGATTTTTCTGAAATCTAATATTCCTTACAAAATTGTCGGCGGTACGAAGTTCTATGATCGTAAAGAGATTAAAGACATTTTGGCGTATTTACGTTTAATTGGAAATCCAGATGATGAGATTAGTTTCGCACGTATTATAAACGTGCCAAAGCGCGGAATTGGTGCGACTTCTATCGATAAAATTATTAATTACGGTGTGCAAAATGGAATTTCATTAACGGCTGTATTTGATGAGATTGAGCATGTTGGAGTAAGTGCAAAGGTTACAAAGGCAGTAAAAGAATTCGCAGGTTTATTACACAACTGGGTAAATATGCAAGAGTATTTATCTGTTACAGAATTAGTGGAAGAAGTTATTGAAAAAACAGGCTATCGCGATATGTTGAAAAACGAGCGTACTTTAGAAGCGGAAGGTCGTCTAGAGAACTTAGATGAGTTTTTATCTGTTACGCAAACATTTGAATCTCAAAGCGAAGATAAGAGCCTTGTTGCATTTTTAACAGACTTAGCACTTGTTGCTGATATTGATCGTGTAGATGAAGATCCAACTGCTGGTGAGGAAGTTATTTTAATGACGATGCACTCAGCAAAAGGATTAGAATTCCCAGTTGTCTTTATTGTCGGTTTAGAGGAAGGAATATTCCCACATACTCGCTCTCTAATGGAAGAAGATGAAATGCAAGAAGAGCGTCGTCTTGCTTATGTAGGTATTACTCGTGCGGAAGAAGAGTTATATTTATCCAATGCACAAATGCGCACTTTATTTGGTAGAACAAGCATGAACGCCGCATCTCGATTTATTACGGAAATCCCGGTAGAACTAGTGGAATCATTAAATGAAACAGCACCAAAGCGTGAAACTTCGTTTGGTGCAAAAGGAAGAAAGGCTAGTAGCAGTAAAACGACAGTCACAACTACAACACGCTCTCGTTCAGCTTTCGCGCATCCTGCAGCTAAGACGACAGGCGGCGAGCAAATTGGCTGGGCAGTAGGCGATAAAGCTTCCCACCAAAAATGGGGAGTCGGTACAGTTGTCAGTGTAAAAGGTGAAGGTGATGCAAAAGAATTAGATATTGCGTTCCCAAGCCCAATTGGTGTTAAACGTTTGTTAGCAAAATTTGCACCTGTGACGAAACAATAG